A part of Pararoseomonas sp. SCSIO 73927 genomic DNA contains:
- a CDS encoding nucleotidyltransferase family protein, with protein sequence MSGVTALVLAGQRRGTDPMAAAAGVSHKALLPVAGVPMLLRVLAALRASPGIGRVVVSIEEPGRVLAGLEGLDGVILRPSGTSPARSAAAIFERFGAPLLVTTADHALLTPDMVGHLLRAAPPGASAVAALARRETILAEFPDTRRTWLRFRDGSFSGCNLFLLSRPEASRALEFWQRLEEQRKRPLTMARMLGPLPLIRYALGRMTLREGLDAVGARCRTPVAVVEMPFGAAAVDVDKPDDLALVEATLRAGAG encoded by the coding sequence GTGAGCGGCGTGACGGCGCTGGTGCTGGCGGGGCAGCGGCGCGGGACGGATCCGATGGCCGCGGCGGCCGGCGTCTCGCACAAGGCGCTGCTGCCGGTGGCGGGCGTGCCGATGCTGCTGCGGGTGCTGGCCGCGCTGCGGGCGTCGCCGGGCATCGGGCGCGTGGTCGTCTCCATCGAGGAGCCCGGGCGGGTGCTGGCGGGGCTGGAAGGGCTGGACGGCGTGATCCTGCGCCCATCCGGCACCAGCCCTGCCCGCAGCGCCGCCGCGATCTTCGAGAGGTTCGGCGCGCCGCTGCTGGTGACCACGGCCGACCACGCGCTGCTGACGCCGGACATGGTGGGGCATCTTCTGCGCGCCGCCCCGCCCGGTGCCTCCGCGGTCGCGGCGCTGGCGCGGCGCGAGACGATCCTAGCGGAGTTCCCGGACACGCGGCGCACCTGGCTGCGCTTCCGCGACGGCAGCTTCAGCGGCTGCAACCTGTTCCTGCTGTCCCGGCCGGAAGCATCGCGGGCGCTGGAGTTCTGGCAGCGGCTGGAGGAGCAGCGGAAGCGGCCCCTGACCATGGCCCGGATGCTCGGCCCGCTGCCGCTGATCCGCTACGCGCTGGGCCGGATGACCCTGCGGGAGGGGCTGGACGCGGTCGGCGCGCGCTGCCGCACGCCCGTCGCCGTGGTGGAGATGCCCTTCGGAGCGGCGGCGGTGGACGTGGACAAGCCGGACGACCTGGCCCTGGTGGAGGCGACGCTGCGCGCCGGGGCGGGCTGA
- a CDS encoding class I SAM-dependent methyltransferase encodes MRPGPCEAFYRHEARRGGAVLELACGTGRLSLPIAEDGHDVVGLDASREMLAAAARKAAGTGLALSFVQGDMRDFELRRRFGVIIISCNSLAHLTALEDLRACLTAVRRHLAPGGVLAFDVVRPDLRLLSRPADAALRLDLGPNPASAIEAEERATYDPVGQVRVSQWRVQQAGLGERFMAPLVLRQFFPQELPLLLEAGGLELVARYGDFARNPLTADSLNQICIARARDGGAA; translated from the coding sequence ATGCGCCCGGGCCCCTGCGAGGCCTTCTACCGTCATGAGGCGCGGCGTGGCGGGGCGGTTCTGGAACTGGCCTGCGGAACGGGCCGGTTGAGCCTTCCGATCGCGGAGGACGGGCACGATGTCGTCGGGCTGGACGCCTCGCGCGAGATGCTGGCGGCGGCGGCGCGCAAGGCGGCCGGAACAGGGCTCGCCCTCTCCTTCGTCCAGGGCGACATGCGGGATTTCGAGCTCCGGCGGCGCTTCGGGGTGATCATCATCTCCTGCAACTCGCTCGCCCACCTCACGGCGCTGGAGGATCTGCGCGCCTGCCTCACCGCGGTGCGCCGGCATCTCGCCCCCGGCGGCGTCCTTGCGTTCGATGTCGTGCGGCCGGATCTCCGCCTCTTGTCCCGGCCCGCGGATGCGGCATTGCGGCTGGATCTCGGGCCCAACCCCGCTTCGGCGATCGAGGCCGAGGAGAGGGCGACCTACGACCCGGTCGGGCAGGTGCGCGTCTCGCAGTGGCGCGTCCAGCAGGCCGGGCTGGGGGAGAGGTTCATGGCCCCGCTCGTCCTCCGCCAGTTCTTCCCGCAGGAACTGCCCCTGCTCCTCGAGGCGGGAGGGCTGGAGCTCGTGGCTCGCTACGGGGATTTCGCGCGCAACCCGCTCACGGCCGACAGCCTGAACCAGATCTGCATCGCCCGGGCGCGTGACGGCGGCGCCGCGTGA
- a CDS encoding TRAP transporter large permease, with translation MTLAILLLVGLFILLMLVGVPIGVAMGLTGFLVIAMEGMGVMALPTNIWTGIAKYPLLALPMFVLAGMVFERAGVAARMVGFAQLLVGNRTGALAIVAVLLCMILGGVSGSGAADAAAVAAVMVPPMLRQGYPPSYVASLTAAGGSTDVLIPPSIPFIVYSVLVPGVSVPALFLAGVVPGILSGLALIIPAIWLARRGGFGLPEPRSARPPLTAARLWRSFLEALWGLAAPVVILGGLRSGAFTPTEAAVVAVFYGLFVGVVVYHSLSWRDIYEVLRDSAEISAVVLLIIALAAIYAHAGSAAGIFDALATLLIGLTTNETVMLLAITVLLMIAGTALDAISTYLIFLPILLPIAAMFQWDLTWFGVIMTMNVAIGAFTPPTAVNLMVTCRIAGCTMESTMVWVWWFLLAMTAVLLAVTFVPEIALALPRWMGDL, from the coding sequence GTGACGCTCGCCATCCTTCTCCTCGTCGGCCTGTTCATCCTCCTCATGCTCGTCGGCGTGCCCATCGGCGTCGCCATGGGCCTCACCGGCTTTCTGGTGATCGCGATGGAGGGCATGGGCGTCATGGCCCTGCCCACCAACATCTGGACGGGCATCGCCAAGTACCCCCTCCTCGCGCTGCCCATGTTCGTCCTGGCGGGCATGGTGTTCGAGCGGGCGGGCGTGGCCGCGCGCATGGTCGGCTTCGCCCAGCTTCTCGTCGGCAACCGCACCGGGGCGCTGGCGATCGTCGCCGTGCTGCTCTGCATGATCCTCGGCGGCGTCAGCGGCTCCGGCGCGGCGGATGCGGCCGCCGTGGCCGCGGTGATGGTGCCGCCCATGCTGCGGCAGGGCTACCCGCCCTCCTACGTCGCCTCGCTCACGGCCGCGGGCGGATCGACGGACGTGCTGATCCCGCCCTCCATTCCCTTCATCGTCTATTCCGTGCTGGTGCCGGGCGTCTCCGTCCCCGCGCTGTTCCTCGCGGGCGTGGTGCCGGGGATCCTCTCCGGCCTCGCCCTTATCATCCCCGCCATCTGGCTCGCCCGGCGCGGCGGCTTCGGCCTGCCCGAACCCCGCTCCGCCCGCCCTCCCCTCACCGCCGCCCGCCTCTGGCGATCCTTCCTCGAAGCCCTCTGGGGCCTCGCCGCGCCGGTGGTGATTCTCGGCGGCCTCCGCTCCGGCGCGTTCACGCCCACCGAGGCGGCGGTGGTCGCCGTCTTCTATGGCCTCTTCGTCGGTGTGGTGGTCTATCACAGCCTGTCCTGGCGGGACATCTACGAGGTGCTGCGCGACAGCGCGGAGATCTCCGCCGTCGTGCTCCTCATCATCGCGCTGGCCGCGATCTACGCCCATGCCGGCAGCGCCGCAGGCATCTTCGACGCGCTGGCGACGCTGCTGATCGGGCTGACCACGAACGAGACGGTGATGCTGCTCGCCATCACCGTGCTGCTGATGATCGCCGGCACCGCGCTGGACGCCATCTCCACCTACCTCATCTTCCTCCCCATCCTCCTGCCCATCGCCGCCATGTTTCAATGGGACCTGACCTGGTTCGGCGTGATCATGACCATGAACGTCGCCATCGGCGCCTTCACCCCGCCGACGGCCGTGAACCTCATGGTCACCTGCCGCATCGCCGGCTGCACCATGGAGAGCACCATGGTCTGGGTCTGGTGGTTCCTGCTGGCGATGACGGCCGTGCTGCTGGCCGTGACCTTCGTGCCGGAGATCGCGCTCGCCCTGCCGCGCTGGATGGGGGACCTGTAG
- a CDS encoding TRAP transporter small permease — translation MTEHADIQAPGLQLGEAPPRIPITVEGALGAATMAVLAVITMANVAMRYLTDVSIAFTEEYSVALMVIMTFLGSAAAFGADRHIRVTYFTEKLPLRTARMVEIFVLLCCLLVFGSLAWFGAYYTWDEYRFEVLSPGLGVPQWLYTGWMPLMSLVICARLLGRMVRVARA, via the coding sequence ATGACCGAGCACGCCGATATCCAGGCCCCGGGCCTCCAGCTCGGGGAGGCCCCGCCGCGCATCCCCATCACCGTGGAGGGCGCGCTGGGCGCGGCCACCATGGCGGTGCTGGCCGTGATCACCATGGCCAACGTCGCCATGCGCTACCTGACGGATGTCTCCATCGCCTTCACCGAGGAGTACTCGGTGGCGCTGATGGTCATCATGACCTTCCTCGGCAGCGCCGCCGCCTTCGGGGCGGACCGGCACATCCGCGTCACCTACTTCACCGAGAAGCTGCCCCTCCGCACCGCGCGCATGGTGGAGATCTTCGTCCTCCTCTGCTGCCTGCTGGTCTTCGGCTCCCTCGCCTGGTTCGGCGCCTACTACACCTGGGACGAGTACCGCTTCGAGGTTCTCTCCCCCGGCCTCGGCGTGCCGCAATGGCTCTACACGGGCTGGATGCCGCTCATGTCCCTCGTCATCTGCGCGCGCCTTCTCGGCCGCATGGTCCGGGTGGCCCGCGCGTGA
- a CDS encoding LptF/LptG family permease: MSARAGAGGRPPAGSGLVSRYMLRLLVRPLAGTLLLVLPALLLERLLRLFDLLAGSGSPASSIAQLLLYLIPHYLGLAVPAALFLAVYSVISRLSQDHELDALQASGLSLARMARPFLGVGLLCALLGGALYGYVQPMSRYAYRAALHALTEAGWNATLVPGEFAQVGRRLTVFVERRDPGTGLLHGILLHQRQDDGTEVLTTAATGEMVLDAGRSELLLQLEDGRQVTLDAGGGASTLNFASSGQSRPFVRRLPIFRLRGADEREMTLDELWTGLGRSDLPVPARRMRGELHGRLVRSASLLLLPLLAVPMGLAAKRSRRSVAILLGAVILVVYQQAVQLVESLGDLGRIDPRPGMWLLFALFAAFSLLVFRHSNRHPAEGAFDGVLERLDRAAGWAGARLARLLPRRAGVAR; the protein is encoded by the coding sequence GTGAGCGCGCGCGCAGGGGCCGGTGGCAGGCCGCCGGCGGGGAGCGGGCTGGTCAGCCGCTACATGCTTCGGCTGCTCGTCCGGCCGCTGGCCGGCACGCTGCTGCTCGTCCTGCCCGCCCTGCTGCTGGAGCGGCTGCTGCGGCTCTTCGACCTGCTGGCGGGCTCGGGCAGCCCGGCCAGTTCCATCGCGCAGCTCCTGCTCTACCTGATCCCCCACTACCTTGGCCTCGCGGTGCCGGCGGCGCTGTTCCTCGCGGTCTATTCCGTCATCTCCCGCCTCAGCCAGGACCATGAGCTGGACGCGCTGCAGGCCTCCGGCCTCTCCCTCGCGCGGATGGCGCGCCCCTTCCTGGGGGTGGGCCTCCTCTGCGCGCTGCTGGGCGGGGCGCTCTACGGCTACGTGCAGCCGATGAGCCGCTACGCCTACCGCGCCGCGCTGCACGCGCTGACGGAGGCGGGGTGGAACGCCACGCTGGTGCCGGGCGAGTTCGCGCAGGTGGGTCGGCGCCTGACCGTCTTCGTGGAGCGGCGGGACCCCGGGACGGGGCTGCTGCACGGCATCCTCCTCCACCAGCGCCAGGATGACGGCACGGAGGTGCTGACCACGGCCGCGACGGGCGAGATGGTGCTGGATGCCGGGCGGAGCGAGCTGCTGCTGCAGCTGGAGGACGGGCGGCAGGTGACGCTGGACGCGGGGGGCGGGGCCTCCACCCTGAACTTCGCCTCCTCCGGCCAGTCGCGGCCCTTCGTGCGGCGCCTGCCGATCTTTCGCCTCCGCGGCGCGGATGAGCGGGAGATGACGCTGGACGAGCTCTGGACGGGGCTGGGGCGGTCGGACCTCCCCGTGCCGGCGCGGCGGATGCGCGGGGAGCTGCACGGGCGGCTGGTGCGCTCGGCCTCGCTGCTGCTGCTGCCGCTGCTGGCGGTGCCGATGGGGCTGGCGGCCAAGCGCTCGCGCCGCTCCGTTGCCATCCTGCTCGGCGCGGTGATCCTGGTGGTCTACCAGCAGGCCGTCCAGCTCGTGGAATCGCTGGGCGACCTCGGGCGGATCGACCCGCGGCCGGGGATGTGGCTGCTCTTCGCGCTCTTCGCCGCCTTCTCCCTCCTCGTCTTCCGGCACAGCAACCGCCACCCGGCCGAGGGGGCCTTCGACGGCGTGCTGGAGCGGCTGGACCGGGCGGCGGGCTGGGCCGGCGCCCGGCTGGCCCGGCTGCTGCCCCGCCGGGCGGGGGTGGCCCGATGA
- a CDS encoding dATP pyrophosphohydrolase — translation MDGPWRGGRSPDPGSRVEVVPVADRAGMERFIRLPHALMRDDPAWVPPLLMERRDALSPKKNPWFRHAEAAFWIARRDGRDVGRISAQDDRLVPEEEGGRPGHFGLLAAEDDPEVFAALLGTAESWARARGRRRILGPFSLSINDQTGLLVSGFDTPPMLMMPHDPPYAGARLEALGYAKARDVLAYVSDGLDPLPPAASRAIARGLPSGVSLRPLRKARLREEVEALIDIFNEAWSGNWGFVPFTAEEVAHLASELRPLLDERLVWFAEISERPVGFAVCLPNLNEAIRDLDGRLLPFGWAKLLWRLKVAGVTSARVPLMGVRREIGMGMFGRVLPLFLVEALRKEALALGIRRIEMSWVLEDNLPMRHMAESFGAKAYKTYRVYGKAL, via the coding sequence ATGGATGGTCCCTGGCGCGGCGGTCGGAGCCCCGACCCCGGCTCTCGCGTCGAGGTCGTTCCCGTCGCGGACCGCGCGGGGATGGAGCGGTTCATCCGCCTGCCGCACGCGCTGATGCGCGACGACCCGGCCTGGGTGCCGCCCCTGCTGATGGAGCGGCGGGACGCGCTCTCCCCGAAGAAGAACCCCTGGTTCCGCCACGCGGAGGCGGCGTTCTGGATCGCGCGGCGCGACGGCCGGGACGTCGGCCGCATCAGCGCGCAGGACGACCGGCTGGTGCCGGAGGAGGAGGGCGGGCGCCCCGGGCATTTCGGCCTGCTGGCGGCGGAGGACGACCCGGAGGTCTTCGCGGCCCTGCTGGGCACGGCCGAGAGCTGGGCCCGCGCGCGCGGGCGGCGGCGGATCCTCGGCCCCTTCAGCCTCTCCATCAACGACCAGACCGGGCTTCTCGTCTCCGGCTTCGACACGCCGCCCATGCTGATGATGCCGCACGATCCGCCCTATGCCGGGGCGCGGCTGGAGGCGCTGGGCTACGCCAAGGCGCGCGACGTGCTGGCCTATGTCAGCGACGGGCTGGACCCGCTGCCCCCGGCCGCATCGCGGGCGATCGCCCGCGGCCTGCCCTCCGGCGTCTCTCTGCGGCCGCTGCGCAAGGCGAGGCTGCGGGAGGAGGTCGAGGCGCTGATCGACATCTTCAACGAGGCCTGGTCAGGGAACTGGGGCTTCGTGCCCTTCACCGCGGAGGAGGTGGCGCACCTCGCCTCCGAGTTGCGCCCGCTGCTGGACGAGCGGCTGGTCTGGTTCGCGGAGATCAGTGAGCGGCCGGTGGGCTTCGCCGTGTGCCTGCCCAACCTGAACGAGGCCATCCGGGACCTGGACGGGCGCTTGCTCCCCTTCGGCTGGGCGAAGCTGCTGTGGCGGTTGAAGGTGGCCGGCGTCACCTCCGCCCGCGTGCCGCTGATGGGGGTGCGGCGGGAGATCGGGATGGGGATGTTCGGGCGCGTGCTGCCGCTCTTCCTCGTGGAGGCCCTGCGGAAGGAGGCGCTGGCGCTCGGGATCAGGCGGATCGAGATGTCCTGGGTGCTGGAGGACAACCTGCCCATGCGGCACATGGCGGAATCTTTCGGGGCCAAGGCCTACAAGACCTACCGCGTCTACGGGAAGGCGCTGTGA
- a CDS encoding NYN domain-containing protein: MSAVAQGLAASPQDAGQRGALDFGYRLDLYRLMALLARAADPVRAVVFGSTTDTNAGVWRHAAGAGFEVVTVERSFSGREKRVDTSLVTRLCRDAYRFGDPRRDRITLVAGDGDYEPAVTQLVADGFAVTVLYWSHASRELREAATAFHALDPYIAELALG, translated from the coding sequence GTGAGCGCGGTGGCGCAGGGCCTCGCCGCCAGCCCGCAGGATGCCGGGCAAAGGGGCGCGCTCGATTTCGGCTACCGGCTGGACCTCTACCGCCTCATGGCCCTGCTCGCCCGGGCCGCCGATCCGGTGCGGGCGGTCGTCTTCGGCAGCACCACCGACACCAATGCGGGCGTTTGGCGCCATGCGGCCGGGGCGGGCTTCGAGGTGGTGACGGTGGAGCGCAGCTTCTCCGGACGGGAGAAGCGGGTGGACACGAGCCTCGTGACCCGGCTCTGCCGCGACGCCTACCGGTTCGGCGACCCGCGCCGCGACCGGATCACCCTCGTCGCTGGCGACGGCGACTATGAGCCCGCGGTGACGCAACTGGTCGCGGACGGCTTCGCGGTCACCGTGCTCTACTGGTCCCATGCCAGCCGGGAGCTGCGCGAGGCCGCGACGGCCTTCCACGCGCTCGATCCCTACATCGCGGAGCTGGCGCTGGGCTGA
- the dctP gene encoding TRAP transporter substrate-binding protein DctP: MTQPMHRRALLSAAAALPALAAPRLAAAQPRYKPEYKITVVGNRPIALSESAFVWADLVNQRSEGRLNFKVYPGSSLVGGDQTRELVAIRQGVIDGAVFSTINISPQVREMNLFSLPFLMPGHAAFDALVASEVGAALFRTLAQRDIEPLAWGENGFREISNSKRAIRAPADLRGLKIRFAAGAIFSEIYTALGANPVQMSFADLQPALSTGAVDGQENPVNLFLGFRMDTLAQKHLTMWNYCADAGIVSISKPVLASLEPRDREIVVEAAREAGGAGNNAARKGLGVPPSTDRSSLEECARRGVEVIDLSAAEKRAFAAATKPVYDKWAATVGTDLVRKAEAAIARVS, encoded by the coding sequence GTGACCCAGCCCATGCACCGCCGCGCCCTGCTCTCGGCCGCCGCCGCCCTGCCCGCGCTGGCCGCGCCACGCCTGGCCGCCGCGCAGCCCCGCTACAAGCCGGAGTACAAGATCACCGTGGTGGGCAACCGCCCCATCGCCCTCTCGGAATCCGCCTTCGTCTGGGCCGACCTGGTGAACCAGCGCAGCGAGGGGCGGCTGAACTTCAAGGTCTATCCCGGCTCATCCCTCGTCGGCGGCGACCAGACGCGGGAGCTGGTGGCGATCCGCCAGGGCGTGATCGATGGCGCCGTCTTCTCCACCATCAACATCTCGCCGCAGGTGCGGGAGATGAACCTCTTCTCCCTGCCCTTCCTCATGCCCGGCCATGCCGCCTTCGACGCGCTGGTGGCGAGCGAAGTGGGCGCCGCCCTGTTCCGCACCCTCGCCCAGCGCGACATCGAGCCGCTGGCCTGGGGCGAGAACGGCTTCCGCGAGATCAGCAACTCCAAGCGCGCGATCCGCGCCCCCGCCGACCTGCGCGGGCTGAAGATCCGCTTCGCCGCCGGCGCCATCTTCTCCGAGATCTACACGGCGCTGGGCGCCAACCCCGTGCAGATGTCCTTCGCGGACCTGCAGCCCGCGCTCTCCACCGGCGCGGTGGACGGGCAGGAGAACCCCGTGAACCTCTTCCTCGGCTTCCGCATGGACACGCTGGCGCAGAAGCACCTGACGATGTGGAACTACTGCGCCGATGCCGGCATCGTCTCCATCAGCAAGCCCGTGCTGGCGAGCCTGGAGCCACGGGACCGCGAGATCGTGGTGGAGGCGGCGCGAGAGGCCGGGGGGGCCGGCAACAACGCCGCGCGCAAGGGCCTCGGCGTTCCCCCCAGCACTGACCGTTCCTCGCTGGAGGAGTGCGCGCGGCGCGGCGTGGAGGTGATCGACCTTTCCGCCGCCGAGAAGCGCGCCTTCGCCGCGGCGACGAAGCCCGTCTACGACAAGTGGGCGGCCACCGTCGGCACCGACCTCGTCCGCAAGGCCGAGGCCGCCATCGCCCGCGTGAGCTGA
- a CDS encoding HIT family protein, whose product MPDALPNVTPNATMTKFGYPATLIGETGHWSVLLRPQQVTLGALVLACREEATAFGAVSPAAFADLHAAVSRIEPILRDLVGYEKINYLMLMMVDPDVHFHVIPRYEGARAHLGQDFPDAGWPGPPALGQAVEPEEAVREDLLRRLREAWAATAA is encoded by the coding sequence ATGCCCGATGCGTTACCGAATGTCACCCCGAACGCCACGATGACCAAGTTCGGCTACCCCGCCACGCTGATCGGTGAGACCGGCCACTGGAGCGTGCTGCTGCGCCCGCAGCAGGTCACGCTCGGCGCCCTCGTCCTGGCCTGCCGGGAGGAGGCGACCGCCTTCGGGGCCGTCAGCCCCGCCGCCTTCGCCGACCTGCACGCCGCCGTGTCCCGCATCGAGCCGATCCTGCGCGACCTCGTGGGTTATGAGAAGATCAACTACCTGATGCTGATGATGGTGGACCCGGACGTCCACTTCCACGTCATCCCCCGCTACGAGGGCGCGCGGGCGCATCTCGGCCAGGACTTCCCCGATGCCGGCTGGCCCGGGCCGCCCGCGCTGGGACAGGCGGTGGAGCCGGAGGAGGCGGTGCGGGAGGATCTGCTGCGCCGGTTGCGCGAGGCCTGGGCCGCCACGGCGGCCTGA
- a CDS encoding LptF/LptG family permease, whose translation MPLVLARYLTGIFLARGAAVLLGLAALLQLLDLLDKAGDVLSRGGVLDIGRYALLRLPSTLGQLVPLAVLVAAILTFRRLAATLEITAMRASGVGMVRIMAALAPACLLAAGLQIGLQAGLAPRTERALLDWWNHREAQDRPLALQRRIWLRSGPDILAADAVSPDGTALGGVLLVRRDAVGRVALRIAAEEARHGAEGWRLTGARVLRLGAAREMATPDVTWPEGPLPREMRELARPTEAQGVTALLRGERGFGPVTRGPAYFATRVQAMAAAALAPFLMLLLAAPSGFGLPRQLGGGRRMAVGLALGLGYLVAQGLFIAIGEAGGLGPLPAAWSMLPCFAVAGLLRLWREEA comes from the coding sequence ATGCCGCTCGTGCTCGCGCGCTACCTGACGGGGATTTTCCTCGCCCGGGGGGCGGCGGTGCTGCTCGGCCTCGCCGCGCTGCTCCAGCTGCTGGACCTTCTGGACAAGGCGGGGGACGTGCTCTCCCGCGGCGGGGTGCTGGATATCGGGCGCTACGCGCTGCTGCGCCTTCCCTCCACCCTCGGGCAGCTCGTGCCGCTGGCGGTGCTGGTGGCGGCGATCCTGACCTTCCGGCGGCTGGCCGCCACGCTGGAGATCACGGCCATGCGGGCCTCCGGCGTCGGCATGGTGCGGATCATGGCGGCGCTGGCGCCCGCCTGCCTTCTCGCGGCGGGGCTGCAGATCGGGCTGCAGGCGGGGCTGGCGCCGCGGACGGAGCGCGCGCTGCTGGACTGGTGGAACCACCGGGAGGCGCAGGACCGCCCGCTCGCGCTGCAGCGCCGGATCTGGCTGCGGAGCGGGCCGGACATCCTGGCGGCGGACGCGGTCTCGCCGGACGGCACGGCGCTGGGCGGCGTGCTGCTGGTGCGGCGGGACGCGGTGGGGCGGGTGGCGCTGCGGATCGCGGCGGAGGAGGCGCGGCACGGGGCGGAGGGCTGGCGGCTGACGGGCGCGCGGGTGCTGCGCTTGGGCGCGGCGCGGGAGATGGCGACCCCGGACGTCACCTGGCCGGAGGGGCCCCTGCCCCGGGAGATGCGGGAGCTGGCGAGGCCGACCGAGGCGCAGGGCGTGACGGCGCTGCTGCGGGGCGAGAGAGGGTTCGGGCCGGTCACCCGCGGCCCCGCCTACTTCGCCACGCGGGTCCAGGCGATGGCGGCGGCGGCGCTGGCGCCCTTTCTCATGCTGCTCCTGGCGGCGCCCTCGGGTTTCGGGCTGCCGCGCCAGCTGGGGGGCGGGCGGCGCATGGCGGTTGGCCTGGCGCTGGGGCTCGGCTATCTCGTGGCGCAGGGTCTTTTCATCGCGATCGGCGAGGCAGGGGGGCTCGGCCCCCTGCCGGCGGCCTGGTCCATGCTGCCCTGCTTCGCCGTCGCCGGCCTGCTGCGCCTCTGGCGCGAGGAAGCCTGA
- a CDS encoding DUF2141 domain-containing protein produces the protein MAALALLAPLLPLLLTPARPAAAAPEDGPRVTACAAADAPEGPRLRVTVTGARRAAGNATITIYGPRPERFLASRAYLARQRIPLRTTSAEACFALAAPGTYAIAVYHDENGDHDFNRTLIGMPAEGYGFSNDAPTATGLPSFSAVRFSVPAGESVMTIRLRY, from the coding sequence TTGGCCGCCCTGGCGCTGCTCGCCCCGTTGCTCCCCCTGTTGCTCACGCCGGCACGCCCCGCCGCCGCGGCGCCGGAGGACGGCCCGCGCGTGACCGCCTGCGCGGCCGCGGACGCGCCGGAGGGGCCGCGGCTCCGCGTCACCGTCACCGGCGCCCGCCGCGCCGCGGGCAACGCCACGATCACGATCTACGGCCCGCGGCCGGAGCGCTTCCTGGCCAGCCGGGCCTACCTAGCCCGCCAGCGGATCCCCCTGCGGACCACCTCCGCCGAGGCGTGCTTCGCCCTGGCCGCGCCCGGCACCTACGCCATCGCCGTCTATCACGACGAGAACGGCGACCACGACTTCAACCGCACCCTCATCGGCATGCCCGCCGAGGGCTACGGCTTCTCCAACGACGCCCCGACCGCCACCGGCCTTCCCTCCTTCTCCGCCGTCCGCTTCAGCGTGCCGGCCGGGGAGTCGGTGATGACGATCCGCCTGCGCTACTGA